One segment of Rhodopirellula baltica SH 1 DNA contains the following:
- a CDS encoding NUDIX hydrolase yields the protein MTGLPNTKPNQSRHRNRKRGVIGVMFRADKLLIIRRSLTVNAPGKLCLPGGGIEAGESEEEALIREMQEELAIDVTPTRLCWRSVTPWGTRLAWWVAEFPDHIDPVPNPDEVAEVHWMTANDIVTARGVLPSLPDFLAAWRGGEIELPWTDSSTS from the coding sequence ATGACTGGATTGCCGAATACGAAACCGAACCAATCAAGACATCGCAACCGCAAACGCGGTGTGATCGGAGTGATGTTCCGCGCCGATAAGTTGCTGATCATCCGCCGCTCGTTGACCGTCAATGCACCAGGCAAGTTGTGTTTGCCTGGCGGAGGCATCGAGGCTGGTGAGAGCGAAGAAGAGGCTCTGATTCGCGAGATGCAAGAAGAACTGGCGATTGATGTGACGCCGACACGTTTGTGTTGGCGAAGCGTTACGCCCTGGGGAACTCGGTTGGCGTGGTGGGTGGCGGAATTTCCTGATCACATCGATCCCGTGCCGAATCCCGACGAAGTGGCTGAGGTTCACTGGATGACGGCCAATGACATCGTCACCGCACGCGGCGTGCTGCCCAGCCTGCCTGATTTTCTGGCGGCGTGGCGAGGCGGCGAGATCGAGTTGCCTTGGACAGATTCCTCGACGTCCTGA